From a region of the Etheostoma cragini isolate CJK2018 chromosome 22, CSU_Ecrag_1.0, whole genome shotgun sequence genome:
- the bloc1s5 gene encoding biogenesis of lysosome-related organelles complex 1 subunit 5, whose amino-acid sequence MDKIAKDVGDIQSRLLDHRPIINAEVCYFVREFEEKRGHRESRLLDNLNKMVLETNEQILPTDLGGMLTDVVKRLEAANHMAERVQQRELEAQQSMQLQVNMERLKDDWAEFLKEQQRLKEEVNEEHAKAVGQLTTEYSEKKKDLTKFSLL is encoded by the exons ATGGACAAAATTGCTAAAG ATGTGGGTGATATCCAGTCCCGACTGTTAGACCACAGACCAATCATCAACGCAGAGGTCTGCTACTTCGTGAGAGAGTTTGAG GAAAAACGTGGACACAGGGAGAGCAGACTGCTGGACAACCTAAATAAAATGGTTTTGGAAACCAATGAGCAAATCCTGCCAACAGATTTAGGGGGCATGCTGACTGATGTTGTTAAACGGT TGGAGGCTGCTAATCACATGGCAGAGAGAGTCCAGCAGAGGGAGCTAGAGGCACAGCAG AGCATGCAGCTGCAGGTGAACATGGAGCGTTTGAAAGATGATTGGGCAGAGTTTCTTAAAGAACAGCAGAGATTAAAGGAGGAGGTGAATGAGGAGCACGCCAAGGCTGTAGGACAACTCACCACAGAGTACAGTGAAAAGAAGAAGGACTTGACCAAGTTTTCACTCCTCTAA